A DNA window from uncultured Methanoregula sp. contains the following coding sequences:
- a CDS encoding indole-3-glycerol-phosphate synthase, which translates to MILDEIVRRTEKRIAHLPETFPEHSSRPTSSLAGAIRGRDGKNAVIAEIKCASPSNGVIRRNVDMAMMAGVLKDGGCTAISVLTEPYFFGGTGGDIARVKSAVSVPVLRKDFIIDERQIAESRALGADAVLLIAAVLGNRLPAFVDLAREYGLEPLVETHTMEEVDAALSTEAELIGINNRNLATMTIDRSTTRLLSGQVRGEGRLVVSESGMRSADDVRELKTYCDAFLIGSSIMASEYPRKKLEEFVCA; encoded by the coding sequence ATGATCCTCGACGAGATTGTCCGGCGAACGGAAAAGCGCATTGCGCATCTCCCGGAAACGTTTCCGGAACATTCGTCGCGCCCGACATCAAGCCTGGCCGGCGCCATCCGAGGAAGAGACGGGAAGAACGCCGTGATTGCCGAGATCAAATGCGCCTCCCCGAGCAACGGGGTCATCCGGAGGAACGTTGACATGGCGATGATGGCGGGGGTTTTAAAAGACGGGGGATGCACGGCTATCTCCGTCCTGACCGAGCCCTACTTCTTCGGGGGGACCGGGGGGGATATCGCCCGCGTGAAGAGTGCCGTCAGCGTGCCGGTGTTGAGGAAGGACTTCATCATCGATGAGCGGCAGATCGCCGAATCGCGGGCGCTCGGGGCTGACGCAGTCCTCCTCATCGCGGCAGTGCTCGGGAACCGGCTCCCGGCGTTTGTCGATCTCGCACGGGAATACGGCCTTGAGCCGCTCGTGGAAACCCATACCATGGAAGAAGTGGATGCTGCACTTTCAACGGAAGCGGAACTTATCGGGATCAACAACCGCAATCTTGCAACGATGACCATAGACCGGTCCACGACACGGCTCCTCTCGGGACAGGTACGGGGCGAGGGCAGGCTCGTTGTCTCCGAGAGCGGGATGCGGTCCGCGGACGATGTGCGCGAACTCAAGACGTACTGCGACGCATTCCTGATCGGTTCGTCCATCATGGCAAGCGAGTACCCGAGAAAGAAACTGGAGGAGTTTGTATGCGCATAA
- a CDS encoding CxxC-x17-CxxC domain-containing protein: MERKSFGGPRNFGPREMTKTVCSDCGKECEVPFKPTEGRPVYCRDCLPKHRKPRF, encoded by the coding sequence ATGGAAAGAAAGAGTTTTGGTGGCCCGAGAAATTTCGGTCCCAGAGAAATGACAAAGACAGTCTGCTCAGACTGCGGAAAAGAGTGCGAAGTTCCCTTCAAGCCTACTGAAGGAAGGCCGGTCTACTGCAGGGACTGCCTGCCCAAGCACCGGAAACCCCGGTTCTGA
- a CDS encoding cupin domain-containing protein produces MTHQTVTLMDQVRGTDTLAWNPHPKFPGVALRHLVAGSDTGGRLSLHHVKIEPCCEIGDHTHPGMVEIHDVIAGSGICVLEGKEIRYAPGSMGVMPADQVHRVIAGKAGLLLLATFSPPLV; encoded by the coding sequence ATGACCCACCAGACAGTAACCCTCATGGACCAGGTTCGCGGCACCGACACGCTGGCCTGGAACCCGCACCCGAAATTTCCCGGTGTTGCCCTCAGGCACCTGGTCGCGGGCAGCGACACCGGGGGCCGGCTCTCCCTGCATCACGTCAAAATCGAGCCCTGCTGCGAGATCGGCGACCACACCCATCCAGGCATGGTGGAGATCCATGATGTGATTGCAGGAAGCGGGATCTGTGTTCTTGAAGGAAAGGAGATCCGGTATGCCCCGGGCTCGATGGGGGTCATGCCGGCCGATCAGGTGCACCGGGTCATTGCCGGGAAAGCAGGGCTCCTGCTGCTCGCCACATTCTCACCACCGCTCGTATAA
- a CDS encoding TIGR04084 family radical SAM/SPASM domain-containing protein — translation MYFHLILTDDCNLCCSYCRAKAFEELEEGSGEGEQVEIDPDLPAELNYDLRGLYDFLSRDPSATLTFYGGEPLLRADLITRIIREAPVQRFMMQTNGLLLGRLEPAIVNRFSTILVSLDGREALTDKNRGEGVYRKVISQVKNLCKNGYAGELIARMTVTEDTDIADAVSWLSDNPDYSFSSIHWQLDADFAGDFSRRRFDEWVRNSYNPGIRTLVSSWVDRMENTGEVLRWYPFLDPMDDLLHDRPSRLRCGSGYANYSIMTDGHIAPCPVMIGMRSYYVGHIADADPGALDRIEIGGECITCRIRDFCGGRCLYSNITRPWNATERQLVCGTVENLHDALVSALPRVRDLIACGTITREDFAHEKFNGCEIIP, via the coding sequence GCTGCAGTTATTGCCGGGCAAAGGCATTTGAGGAACTTGAAGAAGGTTCAGGCGAGGGAGAACAGGTTGAGATCGATCCGGATCTTCCTGCAGAGCTGAACTACGACCTCCGGGGCCTCTATGATTTTCTCTCCAGGGATCCCTCTGCCACGCTGACATTCTATGGGGGCGAGCCGCTCCTCCGGGCCGATCTTATCACCCGGATCATCCGGGAGGCGCCGGTACAGCGGTTCATGATGCAGACCAACGGCCTGCTTCTCGGGCGGCTTGAACCGGCAATCGTAAACCGGTTTTCCACGATCCTTGTCTCACTGGACGGGAGAGAGGCGCTCACGGACAAAAACCGGGGAGAAGGTGTTTACCGCAAGGTGATCTCGCAGGTAAAAAATCTCTGTAAAAACGGGTATGCCGGCGAGCTGATCGCCCGCATGACGGTGACCGAAGATACCGACATCGCGGATGCCGTTAGCTGGCTTTCTGACAACCCGGACTACTCCTTCTCCTCCATTCACTGGCAGCTGGACGCCGATTTTGCCGGTGACTTCTCCCGGCGCCGGTTTGATGAATGGGTCAGGAACAGTTACAACCCGGGTATCCGGACCCTCGTCAGCTCATGGGTTGATCGGATGGAGAACACCGGGGAAGTTCTCCGCTGGTACCCGTTCCTCGATCCCATGGACGATCTCCTGCACGACAGGCCCAGCCGGCTCCGGTGCGGTTCGGGATATGCCAACTACAGTATCATGACCGACGGCCACATCGCCCCCTGTCCCGTGATGATCGGCATGCGATCTTATTATGTGGGACATATCGCAGACGCGGACCCCGGTGCCCTTGACCGGATCGAGATCGGTGGGGAATGCATAACCTGCCGGATCCGGGATTTCTGCGGGGGGCGGTGCCTCTATTCCAACATCACCCGGCCATGGAATGCAACAGAGCGGCAGCTGGTCTGCGGGACCGTTGAAAACCTGCACGATGCCCTCGTATCAGCCCTCCCGCGGGTGCGGGATCTCATCGCATGCGGCACGATCACACGGGAAGATTTTGCCCATGAAAAATTCAACGGGTGCGAGATAATTCCCTGA
- the trpA gene encoding tryptophan synthase subunit alpha, protein MGRIADTFRNRDSPAFIGFTVAGDPDRETCIRAAKALIDGGTDILELGVPFSDPVADGPTIQKADERALASGTTPDTVFSIVRELRKTSDVPIVFLTYYNTVYRRGIRKFYREAREAGVDGILIADMPYEESDEVTEAATEYGIDPIMLITQTTTDARIKKIVSRARGYLYLVAVLGVTGARATVSDEALDLLRRVRRHTDLPLALGFGISLPDHARTCAEQGADGVIVGSAIVDIVGSRKDNPSGMEEALREYVARMKTAMASAGRK, encoded by the coding sequence ATGGGACGAATCGCCGATACCTTCCGGAACCGTGATTCGCCGGCATTCATCGGGTTCACCGTTGCAGGCGATCCGGACCGGGAGACCTGCATCCGGGCAGCCAAGGCCCTTATTGACGGAGGTACCGATATCCTCGAACTCGGGGTCCCGTTCTCGGACCCGGTGGCCGACGGCCCGACCATCCAGAAGGCTGACGAGCGGGCTCTTGCATCGGGGACTACGCCCGATACGGTCTTCTCGATCGTCCGGGAGCTGCGCAAAACCTCCGATGTCCCGATCGTCTTCCTGACGTATTACAATACGGTTTACCGGAGAGGAATCCGGAAGTTCTACCGCGAGGCCCGGGAGGCGGGAGTTGACGGTATCCTGATCGCTGATATGCCCTACGAGGAGTCGGACGAAGTCACTGAGGCTGCAACCGAATATGGTATCGATCCTATCATGCTCATCACGCAGACTACGACAGATGCACGGATCAAAAAGATCGTATCGCGGGCCCGTGGGTACCTCTACCTTGTGGCTGTTCTCGGGGTGACCGGGGCGAGGGCAACGGTGTCCGATGAGGCCCTCGATCTCCTGCGCCGCGTGCGCCGGCATACGGATCTCCCGCTCGCGCTGGGCTTTGGGATCTCCCTGCCGGACCATGCGAGGACCTGTGCGGAGCAGGGTGCCGACGGAGTTATTGTCGGCAGCGCGATTGTCGATATCGTGGGAAGCCGGAAGGACAATCCATCCGGGATGGAAGAAGCCCTCAGGGAATATGTAGCCCGGATGAAAACGGCAATGGCTTCCGCCGGCCGGAAATAA
- a CDS encoding DUF333 domain-containing protein produces the protein MMSKQSIIVLLAACVVAALLISGCTQSATPAPAATAAPTAAPTAVAAATTAAAAPGAVGMANPASVNCGKVGGKTEIKTAADGGQYGMCTFTNGTSCEEWALYRGEGCKANVSVAATTAAATPASGSAGMANPASVNCGKVGGQTEIKTAADGGQYGMCTFTNGTSCEEWALFRGEGCKANVSVAATTAAPAK, from the coding sequence ATGATGTCAAAACAGAGTATCATCGTTCTCCTGGCAGCCTGCGTTGTTGCAGCCCTGCTCATATCCGGATGTACCCAGTCAGCCACACCAGCACCTGCCGCAACGGCAGCTCCCACCGCTGCACCAACAGCGGTTGCAGCAGCAACAACCGCAGCTGCGGCGCCCGGTGCAGTCGGTATGGCAAACCCCGCATCGGTCAACTGTGGGAAGGTTGGAGGAAAAACCGAGATCAAGACCGCCGCTGATGGCGGACAGTACGGCATGTGCACATTCACCAACGGAACCTCCTGCGAAGAATGGGCACTCTATCGTGGCGAAGGCTGCAAAGCCAATGTCTCGGTAGCAGCTACAACCGCTGCAGCCACACCTGCATCCGGATCAGCCGGCATGGCAAACCCCGCATCGGTCAACTGCGGAAAAGTCGGAGGACAGACCGAGATCAAGACTGCCGCTGACGGCGGACAGTACGGCATGTGCACCTTCACCAACGGAACCTCCTGCGAGGAATGGGCGCTCTTCCGCGGTGAAGGCTGCAAGGCCAATGTCTCGGTAGCAGCTACAACCGCTGCCCCGGCAAAGTAA
- a CDS encoding metalloregulator ArsR/SmtB family transcription factor encodes MTRARTSCCGDTLLKGGKREAAVPEQVRAELERLGGFEALSSGIPSGGDLEAQSRVFHALSDPLRLTILHLVKDQPLCVCIINRFMRIADSRLSYHLTILKESGLIEGEYQGNWIIYSITPAGRKYL; translated from the coding sequence ATGACTCGTGCCAGGACCTCATGTTGCGGAGACACTCTTTTGAAAGGCGGGAAACGCGAGGCTGCGGTTCCGGAACAGGTCCGGGCAGAGCTGGAGCGCCTCGGAGGCTTTGAAGCACTGTCTTCAGGGATTCCATCAGGCGGGGATCTTGAGGCTCAAAGCAGGGTCTTCCATGCCCTTTCTGATCCTCTCCGGCTCACGATCCTGCACCTGGTAAAAGACCAGCCGCTCTGCGTCTGTATCATCAACCGTTTCATGCGCATTGCGGATTCCCGGCTATCCTATCATCTTACGATCCTCAAGGAGAGCGGTCTCATTGAGGGCGAATACCAGGGCAACTGGATCATCTACAGCATCACGCCCGCTGGAAGGAAATATCTCTGA
- the trpE gene encoding anthranilate synthase component I codes for MKNDLTINLSEEEFITAVKNQPKPLIIPLCAELPLEDLCPLDIFLGTRTGCGFLLESMEGSEKLARYSFIGLDPVFVVSVGSSVELEGDEPFISIARDPEGRDPVDRIKSILSRFQYVNVKAPRFFGGMVGYFAYDCVYSLFEKVREGTSKTMAGSGPDARFMLTKDCIVLDHRDRILYIFSSPFLTYESDLAREYHRSIERIQSLADRIKELGTTSTPVVGTVAGTPQALPAIPPKAREQYERAVENIREHIAAGDIFQAVLSRRMECELSGDPFALYAALRKINPSPYMYYLDFGDEQVIGASPEMLVRVENRRVTTVPIAGTRPRGRTPAEDLALADELLRDEKERAEHTMLVDLARNDLGRVCRFGSVEVTEFMNIEKFSHVQHIVSTVSGVLRDNLDCYDAFRSCFPAGTVSGAPKIRAMQIIGEQERCPRGIYAGAVGYIGFDRNLDFAISIRTVLVKNGRASVQVGAGIVADSVPAAEWRETESKASAMMKAFEQSGVYP; via the coding sequence ATGAAAAACGATCTTACCATCAACCTGAGTGAAGAGGAGTTCATCACCGCGGTGAAAAACCAGCCAAAGCCGCTCATTATCCCACTCTGTGCGGAACTGCCGCTTGAGGATCTCTGCCCGCTGGACATCTTCCTTGGCACGCGGACCGGGTGCGGGTTTTTGCTCGAGTCCATGGAAGGCAGCGAGAAACTCGCCCGCTATTCGTTCATCGGCCTCGACCCGGTTTTCGTTGTATCGGTAGGATCATCCGTGGAACTTGAAGGTGACGAGCCGTTCATCTCCATTGCACGGGATCCTGAAGGCCGGGATCCTGTTGACCGTATCAAATCGATCCTTTCCCGGTTCCAGTACGTGAACGTGAAAGCTCCCCGGTTCTTTGGCGGGATGGTCGGGTACTTTGCCTACGACTGTGTCTATTCCCTCTTCGAAAAGGTCAGAGAAGGTACTTCCAAGACGATGGCCGGGAGCGGACCGGATGCACGGTTCATGCTTACCAAGGACTGCATCGTCCTGGACCACCGGGACCGGATCCTCTACATCTTCTCAAGCCCGTTCCTCACGTATGAGTCGGATCTTGCCCGGGAGTATCACCGGAGTATTGAGAGGATCCAGTCCCTGGCAGACCGGATCAAGGAACTGGGCACAACATCCACACCCGTTGTGGGCACAGTTGCCGGCACTCCACAGGCCTTGCCCGCTATACCACCAAAAGCCCGGGAGCAGTACGAGCGGGCGGTAGAGAATATACGGGAGCACATCGCAGCCGGCGATATCTTCCAGGCCGTGCTCTCACGACGGATGGAATGCGAACTTTCCGGGGATCCGTTCGCTCTGTATGCCGCGCTCCGGAAGATCAACCCGAGCCCGTACATGTATTACCTGGATTTCGGTGATGAGCAGGTGATAGGGGCAAGTCCCGAGATGCTCGTCCGGGTCGAGAACCGGAGGGTGACTACCGTCCCCATCGCCGGCACACGGCCCCGGGGCCGGACCCCCGCGGAGGATCTGGCACTGGCAGACGAGCTCCTCCGGGACGAGAAGGAGCGGGCCGAGCATACGATGCTCGTGGATCTTGCGCGAAACGATCTTGGCCGGGTCTGCCGGTTCGGGTCGGTGGAAGTGACCGAGTTCATGAACATCGAGAAGTTTTCGCATGTCCAGCACATCGTCTCCACGGTTTCGGGGGTTCTCCGCGACAACCTCGACTGCTATGATGCATTCCGGTCCTGTTTCCCGGCCGGGACGGTCTCGGGTGCGCCCAAGATCCGGGCAATGCAGATCATCGGGGAGCAGGAGCGCTGCCCGAGAGGCATTTACGCCGGTGCGGTCGGGTACATCGGGTTTGACCGGAACCTTGATTTCGCCATCTCGATCCGGACTGTGCTTGTCAAGAATGGCCGGGCATCAGTTCAGGTCGGGGCCGGGATCGTTGCCGACTCGGTGCCGGCTGCGGAGTGGAGAGAGACCGAAAGCAAGGCTTCGGCTATGATGAAGGCGTTCGAACAATCGGGGGTCTACCCATGA
- a CDS encoding phosphoribosylanthranilate isomerase: MRIKICGITRPEDAKLAEELGADAIGVVTCSDSPRSVSPERAQEIFGAVGPFVATVAVTHTRSREDLDTIFAIHPHAVQLFHPFVFGTKPGPRIIRAIGPTDPLPEDCSAIIVDESHGKGRPVDLSRARSVVERSKVPVILAGGLTPENVGRAIAEVRPYAVDVATGVESSIGIKDKQKIQEFIRESRRV, from the coding sequence ATGCGCATAAAGATCTGCGGGATCACCCGCCCGGAGGATGCAAAGCTCGCCGAAGAACTCGGGGCCGACGCCATCGGCGTCGTCACCTGCTCGGACTCCCCCCGGTCGGTCTCACCCGAACGGGCGCAGGAGATATTCGGGGCAGTAGGCCCGTTTGTGGCAACGGTGGCAGTGACCCACACCCGGTCCCGGGAAGATCTGGACACAATCTTCGCCATCCACCCGCATGCAGTCCAGCTCTTCCACCCGTTCGTGTTCGGGACAAAACCCGGCCCCCGGATCATCCGGGCGATCGGACCTACCGATCCATTGCCCGAAGACTGCAGCGCCATCATCGTGGACGAGAGTCACGGGAAAGGAAGACCGGTGGATCTATCCCGCGCCCGAAGCGTTGTGGAGAGATCAAAGGTTCCGGTCATCCTCGCCGGGGGGCTGACACCGGAGAACGTGGGCCGGGCCATTGCAGAAGTCCGGCCATATGCCGTGGACGTGGCAACCGGGGTGGAATCGTCGATCGGGATAAAGGACAAACAGAAGATCCAGGAATTCATCAGGGAGAGCAGGAGGGTATGA
- a CDS encoding aminodeoxychorismate/anthranilate synthase component II, with product MKVLIVDCYDSFTFNLYQQVGKLGGDPRVLTCDTPISHLKKVACDRIILSPGPGTPEDAGVCLEVLNTMSRTIPTLGVCLGHQAICTAFGGEVGRAGRLMHGKTSKIQHDGRGIFSGLEDPFVATRYHSLVAREDSLPEELTVTAKSLDDGFVMGVRHKHYPIEGVQFHPESILSPTGDRIIANFLAGTGVAR from the coding sequence ATGAAAGTACTGATCGTTGACTGTTATGACAGCTTCACCTTCAACCTGTACCAGCAGGTGGGAAAACTCGGGGGAGATCCCCGGGTACTTACCTGCGATACCCCGATCAGCCATCTGAAAAAAGTCGCCTGCGACCGGATCATCCTCTCGCCGGGCCCCGGGACACCGGAGGATGCCGGCGTCTGCCTGGAAGTCCTGAACACCATGAGCAGAACCATCCCGACGCTCGGGGTCTGTCTCGGCCACCAGGCCATCTGCACCGCGTTCGGGGGAGAAGTCGGGAGGGCCGGGCGCCTTATGCATGGCAAAACCTCGAAGATCCAGCACGACGGGAGGGGCATCTTCTCGGGGCTTGAAGACCCGTTCGTCGCAACCCGGTATCACTCGCTCGTTGCACGGGAAGATTCACTCCCGGAAGAGCTGACTGTCACGGCAAAGAGTCTCGACGACGGTTTCGTAATGGGAGTGCGGCATAAGCACTACCCCATAGAGGGCGTGCAGTTCCACCCGGAGAGTATCCTCTCCCCAACCGGGGATCGGATTATAGCGAATTTCCTTGCAGGCACGGGGGTTGCACGATGA
- the trpB gene encoding tryptophan synthase subunit beta yields the protein MTTSGKKGRFGIYGGQYVPETMMNALQELETAYEKIRTDPAFVRNLAAYQKEYAGRETPLTFCANISQELGCKVYLKREDLVHGGSHKLNNTLGQALLAKHMGKKRLIAETGAGQHGVATAIVGAALGLPVEVYMGEIDTKRQALNVFRMELMGAKVIPVKSGSRTLKDATSEAFRDWVANVRDTYYLIGSVVGPHPYPGMVRDFQSVIGKETREQVMKKEGRLPDCIVACVGGGSNAIGIFHPFLEDDVELVGVEAGGKGIETGEHSATLCAGEAGVLHGAFSYLLQDRDGQVLPTHSISAGLDYPGVGPEHAMLRDEQRVTYAAVNDADVIDAFRFLSKKEGIIPALESAHAVAYVMKQKDRFDRDDIVIINLSGRGDKDVAEIAKLQEAC from the coding sequence ATGACTACTTCAGGGAAAAAGGGACGGTTCGGGATCTACGGCGGCCAGTACGTGCCGGAGACGATGATGAACGCACTGCAGGAACTGGAAACTGCGTACGAGAAGATCCGCACTGATCCGGCATTTGTCCGGAACCTTGCGGCATACCAGAAGGAATACGCCGGGCGGGAGACGCCGCTGACGTTCTGCGCCAATATCTCGCAGGAGCTCGGGTGCAAGGTGTACCTGAAACGCGAGGATCTCGTGCACGGGGGTTCCCATAAGCTCAACAACACGCTCGGCCAGGCACTGCTTGCAAAGCACATGGGAAAGAAGAGGCTGATCGCCGAGACCGGCGCCGGCCAGCACGGGGTTGCAACCGCCATTGTCGGGGCAGCGCTCGGCCTGCCGGTGGAAGTGTACATGGGCGAGATCGACACAAAGAGGCAGGCTCTCAACGTCTTCCGGATGGAGCTGATGGGTGCAAAAGTCATTCCGGTGAAGTCCGGCTCCCGCACGCTCAAGGATGCAACGAGCGAGGCCTTCCGGGACTGGGTGGCAAACGTGCGGGACACGTATTACCTGATAGGTTCCGTCGTGGGACCGCACCCGTATCCCGGCATGGTGCGGGATTTCCAGTCGGTGATCGGAAAGGAAACCCGCGAACAGGTGATGAAAAAAGAGGGGCGTCTTCCGGACTGTATTGTTGCCTGCGTTGGCGGAGGCTCGAATGCAATCGGCATCTTCCACCCGTTCCTTGAGGACGACGTTGAACTGGTAGGCGTAGAAGCAGGGGGGAAAGGGATCGAGACCGGCGAACACAGCGCAACGCTCTGCGCAGGCGAAGCCGGCGTCCTGCACGGTGCCTTCTCGTACCTGCTCCAGGACAGGGACGGCCAGGTGCTGCCCACGCACAGCATCTCGGCCGGCCTCGATTACCCGGGAGTCGGACCCGAGCATGCAATGCTCAGGGATGAACAGCGGGTCACCTATGCCGCGGTGAATGACGCGGACGTGATCGATGCATTCCGGTTCCTCTCGAAAAAAGAGGGTATCATCCCGGCACTCGAATCCGCCCATGCGGTCGCGTATGTCATGAAACAGAAAGACCGTTTCGACCGGGACGACATCGTCATAATCAATCTCTCGGGACGCGGGGATAAGGATGTGGCGGAGATCGCAAAACTGCAGGAGGCCTGCTGA
- the hgcA gene encoding mercury methylation corrinoid protein HgcA → MDAKKQQTACGCSAGTSAPICSCTGNATPSREIRTATSAITFANRFDHFLARWAIRRGDHRVEPGLYRLGSPTADSPVFASANYTLSFDALRSALTGVDGYILVLDTKGINVWCAAGKGTFGTEELVRQIAGTGLADIVSHKKIILPQLGAPGVSWPEVMKRTGFRVEYGPVRACDLPEYLKSHTATPAMRRVTFPLWDRMVLIPVELTHIALPAIVTALALWFLAGPVAGLAAVAAVIAGTVLFPILLPILPTQDFSTKGLFLGLLAALPFAFLWGGAVALPVWARAAGAITPLLIVPAVTAYLALNFTGSTTFTSRTGVKKEIFRYVPVMVCMAVAGVALAILLGAGRLLGWI, encoded by the coding sequence ATGGATGCAAAAAAACAACAGACTGCCTGCGGTTGTTCAGCTGGCACTTCAGCACCGATATGCTCCTGCACGGGGAATGCAACCCCGTCCCGGGAGATCCGTACCGCAACCAGCGCTATAACGTTTGCCAACAGGTTCGATCACTTCCTCGCCCGCTGGGCGATACGGAGGGGGGACCACCGGGTAGAGCCCGGCCTGTACCGGCTCGGCAGTCCGACGGCAGACTCCCCGGTCTTTGCTTCGGCAAACTATACCCTGAGTTTCGATGCCCTGAGATCCGCACTCACCGGTGTGGATGGTTATATTCTCGTTCTCGATACAAAGGGGATCAATGTCTGGTGCGCTGCAGGCAAAGGCACCTTTGGCACCGAAGAGCTCGTGCGGCAGATTGCCGGCACCGGTCTTGCAGATATCGTCAGTCATAAGAAGATCATTCTTCCCCAGTTGGGGGCACCCGGGGTATCCTGGCCGGAAGTCATGAAAAGGACAGGTTTCCGGGTTGAGTACGGCCCGGTCCGGGCATGCGATCTTCCGGAGTACCTGAAATCGCATACCGCAACACCGGCTATGCGCCGGGTAACGTTCCCTCTTTGGGATCGCATGGTGTTGATCCCCGTGGAACTCACCCACATTGCCCTCCCGGCCATTGTAACAGCGCTTGCACTCTGGTTCCTTGCAGGACCCGTGGCGGGGCTTGCCGCCGTAGCCGCGGTTATTGCGGGAACGGTCCTCTTCCCCATCCTGCTCCCCATCCTGCCCACGCAGGACTTCTCCACCAAAGGCCTCTTCCTCGGGCTCCTTGCCGCGCTCCCGTTCGCGTTCCTCTGGGGCGGGGCGGTTGCTCTTCCCGTATGGGCACGGGCGGCCGGGGCGATAACCCCGCTCCTCATCGTGCCGGCCGTTACCGCGTACCTTGCACTCAACTTCACGGGATCGACAACGTTCACATCCAGGACCGGGGTGAAAAAGGAGATATTCCGGTATGTCCCGGTCATGGTATGCATGGCGGTTGCAGGTGTTGCTCTCGCGATCCTGCTGGGCGCAGGCCGGCTGCTGGGGTGGATCTGA
- the trpD gene encoding anthranilate phosphoribosyltransferase, whose translation MLKNAIGKLVDREDLTGTEAGEIMGTIMEGNASQAQIGAFLTALRLKGETPEEIAAFATVMRRYAVTIKPVTRHMLVDTCGTGGDRAGTFNISTTAAFVAAGAGVPVVKHGNRSVSSRCGSADVLAALGVNLSVDPKEQARIVEQAGIAFLFAPQHHPAMRHVMAARQEIGCRTVFNILGPLTNPGCAEAQVLGVYDESLTRTMAEVLRLLGLSRAMVVHGSGLDEITITGETTVSELYRGIIRSYTINPDTYGIARAGLADLAGGDAETNARITREILSGEKGAGRDIVLMNAGSAIYVGGGAGDLREGIIRAAESIDSGNARARLDALIEATREAA comes from the coding sequence ATGCTGAAAAACGCCATAGGAAAACTCGTGGACCGGGAAGATCTCACGGGAACAGAGGCAGGCGAGATCATGGGAACCATCATGGAGGGGAACGCCTCGCAGGCCCAGATAGGGGCATTCCTTACGGCACTCAGGCTCAAGGGCGAGACACCGGAAGAGATCGCCGCGTTCGCAACCGTCATGCGGAGATATGCAGTAACCATAAAACCGGTGACCCGGCATATGCTGGTGGATACCTGCGGGACCGGTGGCGACAGGGCCGGGACGTTCAACATCAGTACAACTGCAGCATTTGTTGCAGCAGGAGCCGGAGTTCCGGTGGTCAAGCACGGGAACCGGAGCGTGTCGAGCAGGTGCGGTTCCGCCGATGTTCTGGCTGCGCTCGGCGTCAATCTCTCGGTAGATCCGAAGGAGCAGGCCCGTATCGTGGAACAGGCAGGAATAGCATTCCTGTTTGCCCCGCAGCATCACCCGGCCATGCGCCATGTGATGGCTGCCCGGCAGGAGATCGGGTGCCGGACGGTCTTCAACATCCTCGGGCCCCTGACAAACCCCGGCTGCGCGGAGGCGCAGGTTCTCGGGGTGTATGACGAGTCCCTGACCAGGACCATGGCAGAGGTGCTCCGGCTCCTCGGGCTCTCCCGCGCCATGGTGGTTCACGGGAGCGGACTCGATGAGATCACGATAACCGGTGAAACCACCGTGTCGGAGCTGTATCGCGGGATTATCCGCAGTTACACGATCAACCCGGACACCTACGGGATAGCCAGGGCAGGACTTGCAGATCTCGCCGGGGGAGATGCAGAGACCAATGCACGGATCACCCGCGAGATCCTCAGCGGGGAGAAAGGGGCCGGGCGCGATATCGTCCTGATGAATGCCGGATCTGCCATCTACGTGGGCGGCGGGGCCGGAGATCTTCGCGAGGGAATCATCCGGGCTGCCGAGTCCATTGACTCCGGCAACGCCCGGGCACGGCTCGATGCACTGATTGAAGCAACCCGGGAGGCAGCATGA